The following DNA comes from Candidatus Methylomirabilis sp..
TTACCTTTCAGGAGCGACTTGGCACAATGCTCGAGAAGGTCGAGCGGCTTACTGAGCTTACCGCCTACCTGGCCGAACGGGTTGCCCCGCACCTTGTCCATGATGCCTCTCAGGCGGCTCAGTTATGCAAGGCCGACCTCGTCACCACGATGGTCAAGGAGTTTCCGAGCCTGCAAGGGGTCATGGGCCGCGAGTATGCTCAGCTCTCCGGGGAGTCGGCGGTTGTAGCCCAGGCGATTGAGGAGCACTATCACCCTCGCTTTACCGGCGATAGGCTCCCCGGATCGCTGGTTGGCGCTCTTGTGGGCCTGGCCGACCGGCTCGATAGCATCTGTGGTTGCTTCGGCGTCGGGCTCATACCGACTGGATCAGAAGATCCTTACGCCCTCCGGCGGCTCGGGCAAGGGGTTATACAGATCCTGCTCAGCACAGGAATCGACCTGCCGCTCTCGCTGCCGATACGGAAGAGCTTGGAACTCTTTGGTGATCGCCTGACACTGCCGAGGGAGCGTGTCGAACAGGAGGTCATGGCGTTTCTAGCAGCCAGGCTCCAGGCGATCCTGATGGAACGGGGCGTGCCTGGCGATCTCGTCGAGGCTGCGCTCTCCGTCAATGCAGAGCGAGTCTCCGATGCCGGCAAGCGCGCCGAGGCTCTCGCTGCCTTCAAACGAGAGGCCGATTTCACAGAGCTGGCAGTGGCCTTCAAACGGGTGATCAAAATCCTTCCCAAGGATTTCTCCAAACCGGTTGATCCAAAACGATTCGTGAGCAGCGCTGAACGGGCGCTCCATGGCGAGGCGACCACGCTGCGGGCTGAGACAGAACGCCTGGTCCAAGCCGGCGACTACGTTCGAGCTCTGCAACTCATCGCCGCGATCCGTCCTATCGTGGACATGTTCTTTGAGGAGATTCTGGTGATGGCAGAGGATCGAGACCTGCAGGAGAACCGTTTAGCCATCCTGAAGGAGGTTGCAGATCTATTTTGCGGGATCGCAAATTTTGGTAAGATTATGGCCTCGTAAGCCGCGGCTCCTCAGGTAGATAGACTGAAGGCTGAAGGCTGGAAGCGATGCCGCGTGAGAGGTATTGATGGAAGCAGAGATCTTGGATCGGATCAACCGGGGCATCATCCTCAGGACCGGCGCGTATCTTACAAACGATCACTTTGTGTTGTCCTCCGGTCGTCACGCCCAGGAGTATGTGGAAAAGGCGTTGGCCACCACCGAACCGGCTTTCACGGAAGGGTTAGGAGACGTGATCGCAAAGCATTTCGCGGAGGAGCCGGTCGACCTGGTCCTGACCACCGGCTACGGCGCCTCGCTGCTGGGCCATTGCGTGGCGCGCGCCCATCCCTTGCGACCTCGTTTCATCTATGCCAATAAACAACGCAATGAATCCGGCGTGAGCCAGGTAGCTCTTCCGAGAGAGTTCCGGCAGCACTTTGTTGGTAGCCCTAAGGTGCTGATCGTTGAAGACATCGTGACCACTGGTGAGACTGTCAAGGAGCTTATTAAACTGGTCAAATCATTAGACGGGACGGTAGTTGGAATCGGGACACTCTGGAGACGGAATCGAAAGGTGAACTTCAAGTTCCCCTTTTTCACGCTGGTCGATCGGGAATTCCCGACGTACGCCCCAAAGAACTGCCCGATGTGTCGTAGAGGGATCCCGATCAATCAAGAGTTCCTATCGGAGCCAGGCCCACAGAAGCCTCCCCGGACGAGGGCTGGGGCTCACTGACGATCGTGTCCAGAATCAGCAACGTCGCCCAGCGCTTTCCGACCGTGGAAGCTGTGACCGTCGAGTGGGAAGAATGCCGCCATTCTGGAGAGGAGCCTGCGGCAGAAAGCGGCACCTTCTCACATGCTATACGAGTGACAGGGGGGACGTTAGAGCCGATACTCCC
Coding sequences within:
- a CDS encoding phosphoribosyltransferase family protein, which encodes MEAEILDRINRGIILRTGAYLTNDHFVLSSGRHAQEYVEKALATTEPAFTEGLGDVIAKHFAEEPVDLVLTTGYGASLLGHCVARAHPLRPRFIYANKQRNESGVSQVALPREFRQHFVGSPKVLIVEDIVTTGETVKELIKLVKSLDGTVVGIGTLWRRNRKVNFKFPFFTLVDREFPTYAPKNCPMCRRGIPINQEFLSEPGPQKPPRTRAGAH